From one Lolium rigidum isolate FL_2022 chromosome 4, APGP_CSIRO_Lrig_0.1, whole genome shotgun sequence genomic stretch:
- the LOC124649478 gene encoding uncharacterized protein LOC124649478 encodes MATLTRLYLALWKFPSTVGLPSATCFPNLRELELCTVLMEGRDLDFILDRSPVLENLCIQGNLLKFHLRLVSQSLQFVRLLGCFVQEIFVVHAPRLEQLIHSEAWIPGGNCSKIKIGHAPKLQLLGSLHPRNHVLELGNTVIKARTRVSPSTMVPTVTFLGMEVHFGVRNDLKMIPSVLRCFPNVTALHIRSGKTDQSTGKLNLNFWYDSGAIECIHWSIKRLDFYDFQGGRSELAFLKFFFETAFVLEEVVIQLATSFTSMEEVHSKLESLGSIQLASEACSVLVTGCPGSDQEWRLH; translated from the exons ATGGCCACCCTCACCCGTCTCTACCTCGCCCTCTGGAAGTTCCCCTCCACGGTCGGCCTCCCTTCCGCCACTTGTTTCCCGAACCTCCGTGAGCTGGAGCTCTGCACCGTCCTCATGGAGGGCAGGGATTTGGACTTCATCCTCGACAGGAGCCCTGTGCTGGAGAATCTCTGTATCCAGGGCAATCTATTAAAGTTTCACCTCCGCCTTGTTAGCCAAAGCCTCCAGTTCGTGCGGCTCCTCGGGTGCTTCGTtcaagaaatctttgtggtgcacGCCCCAAGACTTGAGCAGCTCATCCATTCGGAAGCTTGGATCCCTGGTGGCAACTGCTCCAAGATCAAGATTGGCCATGCCCCCAAGCTTCAGCTGTTGGGATCTTTGCATCCAAGAAATCATGTACTAGAGCTCGGCAACACCGTCATCAAG GCTAGGACAAGGGTCAGCCCAAGCACCATGGTACCAACTGTAACATTCCTGGGTATGGAAGTCCATTTCGGAGTCCGCAACGATCTCAAGATGATCCCTAGTGTCCTCAGATGTTTTCCAAATGTTACGGCGCTCCACATCAGG TCCGGGAAAACTGATCAATCCACTGGCAAGCTCAACCTAAACTTCTGGTATGATTCTGGTGCCATTGAATGCATCCACTGGAGCATCAAACGGCTCGATTTCTATGACTTCCAAGGCGGTCGAAGTGAGCTGGCATTCCTCAAATTTTTCTTTGAGACCGCATTTGTGCTGGAGGAGGTGGTGATTCAGTTGGCCACTAGTTTCACTTCGATGGAAGAGGTGCATTCCAAATTGGAGAGCCTAGGGTCCATCCAACTGGCCAGTGAAGCCTGCTCAGTTCTGGTCACTGGCTGTCCTGGTTCTGATCAAGAGTGGAGGTTACATTAA